One Streptomyces sp. P9-A2 DNA window includes the following coding sequences:
- a CDS encoding sirohydrochlorin chelatase, producing MHRPVLLVIAHGSRDLRHAATVHALVERVRSLRPELRVETGFLDFDVPSVPGVLDSLAAEGVRDVVALPLLLTRAFHAKADIPAVLADADPRLRIRRADVLGPSPLLLAALERRLYEAGLTPADKSSTGVVLASAGSTDPEAIAVIAAIAREWRHTGWCAVRPAFASASLPRTEDAVRELLALGCERVAVAPYVLAPGFLPDRIARGAAEADVLADVLGPAPEVARVLLERYDAARVPMPVAVGA from the coding sequence ATGCACCGTCCGGTTCTTCTCGTCATCGCCCACGGCAGCCGTGACCTGCGGCACGCGGCGACCGTGCACGCCCTGGTGGAGCGGGTGCGGTCGCTGCGGCCGGAGCTGCGGGTGGAGACCGGCTTCCTCGACTTCGACGTCCCCTCCGTGCCGGGGGTGCTGGACTCCCTCGCGGCCGAGGGCGTGCGGGACGTGGTGGCGCTCCCGCTGCTGCTGACCCGCGCCTTCCACGCCAAGGCGGACATTCCGGCGGTCCTCGCGGACGCGGATCCGCGGCTGCGCATCCGCCGGGCGGACGTTCTGGGCCCGTCGCCGCTGCTCCTCGCCGCGCTGGAGCGACGGCTGTACGAGGCGGGCCTCACGCCCGCCGACAAGTCCTCGACCGGGGTCGTCCTGGCCTCGGCGGGGTCCACCGACCCGGAGGCGATCGCAGTGATCGCAGCAATCGCGCGGGAGTGGCGGCACACCGGTTGGTGCGCCGTGCGGCCTGCGTTCGCCTCCGCCTCCCTGCCCCGCACCGAGGACGCGGTGCGCGAACTGCTCGCTCTCGGCTGCGAGCGCGTCGCCGTGGCCCCGTACGTGCTGGCCCCGGGCTTCCTCCCGGACCGCATCGCACGGGGCGCGGCGGAGGCGGACGTCCTGGCGGACGTCCTCGGCCCGGCGCCGGAGGTGGCGCGGGTGCTGCTGGAGCGCTACGACGCGGCACGGGTGCCGATGCCGGTTGCCGTGGGGGCCTGA
- the cysD gene encoding sulfate adenylyltransferase subunit CysD — MATVATGDEGTGSADSPYALSHLDALESEAVHIFREVAGEFENPVILFSGGKDSILMLHLALKAFAPAPVPFSLLHVDTGHNFPEVLDYRDRAVARHGLRLHVASVQDYIDRGVLRERPDGTRNPLQTVPLTEKIAAEKFDAVFGGGRRDEEKARAKERVFSLRDEFSQWNPRRQRPELWNLYNGRHAPGEHVRVFPLSNWTELDVWQYIARENIELPEIYYAHHREVFQRGGMWLTAGDWGGPKDGESVEKRLVRYRTVGDMSCTGAVDSGADTIEKVITEIAASRLTERGATRADDKLSEAAMEDRKREGYF; from the coding sequence GTGGCCACGGTCGCGACCGGCGACGAGGGCACCGGCAGCGCCGACAGCCCGTACGCCCTCTCCCACCTCGACGCCCTCGAGTCGGAGGCGGTGCACATCTTCCGCGAGGTCGCGGGCGAGTTCGAGAACCCGGTGATCCTGTTCTCCGGCGGCAAGGACTCCATCCTGATGCTGCACCTGGCGCTGAAGGCCTTCGCGCCGGCGCCGGTGCCGTTCTCGCTGCTGCACGTCGACACCGGGCACAACTTCCCCGAGGTCCTCGACTACCGCGACCGCGCGGTCGCCCGGCACGGGCTGCGGCTGCACGTCGCCTCGGTGCAGGACTACATCGACCGCGGGGTGCTGCGCGAGCGCCCCGACGGCACCCGCAATCCGCTGCAGACGGTGCCGCTCACCGAGAAGATCGCCGCCGAGAAGTTCGACGCCGTGTTCGGCGGCGGCCGCCGCGACGAGGAGAAGGCCCGCGCCAAGGAGCGGGTGTTCTCGCTGCGCGACGAGTTCTCCCAGTGGAACCCCCGCCGCCAGCGGCCCGAGCTGTGGAACCTCTACAACGGCCGGCACGCGCCCGGTGAGCACGTCCGGGTCTTCCCGCTGTCCAACTGGACCGAGCTGGACGTGTGGCAGTACATCGCCCGCGAGAACATCGAGCTGCCGGAGATCTACTACGCCCACCACCGCGAGGTGTTCCAGCGGGGCGGCATGTGGCTGACCGCCGGCGACTGGGGCGGCCCCAAGGACGGCGAGAGCGTCGAGAAGCGGCTCGTGCGCTACCGGACGGTGGGCGACATGTCCTGCACCGGCGCGGTCGACTCCGGGGCCGACACCATCGAGAAGGTCATCACCGAGATCGCCGCCTCGCGCCTCACCGAGCGCGGGGCCACCCGCGCCGACGACAAGCTCTCCGAGGCCGCGATGGAAGACCGCAAGCGCGAGGGGTACTTCTAG
- a CDS encoding phosphoadenylyl-sulfate reductase produces MTAVQEERTTDELRALAEQAGRDLEDASAPEILRWAADTFGGRFCVTSSMEDAVVAHLASRARPGVDVVFLDTGYHFEETIGTRDAVEAVMDVNVITLTPRQTVAEQDAEYGPRLHDRDPDLCCKLRKVRPLEEGLRGYVAWATGLRREESPTRADTPVVGWDEKRRKVKVSPIARWTQDDVDAYVAEHGVLTNPLLTDGYASVGCAPCTRRVLEGEDARAGRWAGRGKTECGLHG; encoded by the coding sequence ATGACGGCGGTTCAGGAAGAGCGCACCACCGACGAGTTGAGGGCGCTGGCCGAGCAGGCGGGCCGCGACCTGGAGGACGCCTCCGCACCGGAGATCCTCCGGTGGGCCGCCGACACCTTCGGCGGGCGCTTCTGCGTGACCTCCTCCATGGAGGACGCGGTGGTCGCCCATCTCGCCTCCCGCGCCCGGCCCGGCGTCGACGTGGTGTTCCTCGACACCGGCTACCACTTCGAGGAGACCATCGGCACCCGGGACGCGGTGGAGGCCGTGATGGACGTCAACGTCATCACGCTCACCCCGCGGCAGACCGTCGCCGAGCAGGACGCCGAGTACGGGCCGAGGCTGCACGACCGCGACCCCGACCTGTGCTGCAAGCTGCGCAAGGTGCGGCCGCTGGAGGAGGGTCTGCGGGGGTACGTGGCCTGGGCGACCGGGCTGCGCCGCGAGGAGTCCCCGACCCGGGCGGACACCCCGGTCGTCGGCTGGGACGAGAAGCGGCGGAAGGTGAAGGTCTCCCCCATCGCCCGCTGGACCCAGGACGACGTGGACGCCTACGTCGCCGAACACGGTGTGCTCACCAACCCGCTGCTGACGGACGGGTACGCGTCGGTGGGCTGCGCCCCCTGCACCCGCCGCGTGCTGGAGGGCGAGGACGCCCGTGCCGGCCGCTGGGCGGGCCGTGGCAAGACCGAGTGCGGACTGCACGGCTGA
- a CDS encoding GNAT family N-acetyltransferase produces MTSIAVTTWSLEQTAPTDLLPAAVPEGDVRVVRSEVPSPEFSRFLYASVGGDIRWTDRLSWTYAQWLEHLDRPGVETWVAYDRGTPAGYVELQAQDDGVVEIVYFGLIPAFRGRRVGGHLLSYGVARAWDLAERWPGLKPTGRVWLHTCSKDGEYAMDNYRRRGFRLFDTSVEDEPEVATPGPWPGAYPA; encoded by the coding sequence ATGACGAGCATCGCCGTGACCACCTGGTCCCTGGAGCAGACCGCGCCCACCGATCTCCTGCCGGCCGCCGTACCGGAGGGGGACGTGCGGGTCGTCCGCTCCGAGGTGCCGTCCCCGGAGTTCAGCCGCTTCCTGTACGCGTCGGTCGGCGGTGACATCCGCTGGACCGACCGGCTGAGCTGGACGTACGCGCAGTGGCTGGAGCACCTGGACCGGCCCGGCGTGGAGACCTGGGTGGCGTACGACCGGGGGACGCCCGCGGGCTACGTGGAGCTTCAGGCGCAGGACGACGGGGTCGTGGAGATCGTCTACTTCGGGCTGATCCCGGCCTTCCGGGGCCGGCGTGTCGGCGGGCACCTGCTGTCGTACGGCGTCGCGCGGGCCTGGGATCTGGCGGAGCGGTGGCCGGGCCTGAAGCCGACCGGACGGGTCTGGCTGCACACGTGCAGCAAGGACGGCGAGTACGCCATGGACAACTACCGCCGCCGGGGCTTCCGGCTGTTCGACACCTCGGTCGAGGACGAGCCCGAGGTCGCCACCCCGGGCCCGTGGCCGGGGGCTTACCCGGCCTGA
- a CDS encoding ABC transporter substrate-binding protein, with protein MPATPAAPHRAFAVMAVLVLLALAGCGYGSRAKESTGADIAAGARKTDGLDAVRIGHFGNLTHGTALVGKRKGFFQKELGATEARYAVFNAGPSAIEALNSGSVDIAWIGPSPAVNGWAKSRGRNLRIIGGSASGGVKLVVNPDRVKSLADVEGKRIATPQLGNTQDVAFLNWAAEQGWTVDAQSGQGDVTVVRSDNKVTPDAFAAGSVDGAWVPEPTASKLVAEGGKVLLDEASLWPDERFVITNLVVRQEFLEKHPKAVEAVLEASVSTNRWINEHPDEAKAAANEQLAADSGKALPAGVLDPAWKSIRFTDDPLAATLHAQAEHAVNAGLLERPDLNGIYDLEPLNKVLAAEGAPAVDDAGLGAN; from the coding sequence GTGCCTGCCACCCCCGCCGCACCGCACCGCGCGTTCGCCGTGATGGCCGTGCTGGTCCTGCTCGCCCTGGCAGGGTGCGGCTACGGCTCCCGGGCCAAGGAGAGCACCGGCGCCGACATCGCGGCCGGTGCGCGCAAGACCGACGGTCTCGACGCGGTGAGGATCGGCCACTTCGGCAATCTGACCCACGGGACCGCGCTGGTGGGCAAGCGGAAGGGCTTCTTCCAGAAGGAGCTCGGCGCGACCGAGGCCCGGTACGCGGTGTTCAACGCGGGGCCGTCCGCGATCGAGGCGCTCAACTCCGGTTCCGTCGACATCGCCTGGATCGGACCGTCACCGGCGGTGAACGGCTGGGCCAAGTCGCGGGGCAGAAACCTGCGGATCATCGGCGGTTCGGCGTCCGGCGGGGTGAAGCTGGTGGTGAACCCGGACCGGGTGAAGTCCCTGGCGGACGTCGAGGGCAAGCGGATCGCGACACCGCAGCTCGGCAACACGCAGGACGTGGCGTTCCTCAACTGGGCGGCCGAGCAGGGCTGGACGGTCGACGCGCAGAGCGGCCAGGGCGACGTCACGGTCGTCCGCAGCGACAACAAGGTCACCCCGGACGCCTTCGCGGCCGGTTCGGTCGACGGCGCGTGGGTGCCGGAGCCCACCGCGTCGAAGCTGGTCGCCGAGGGCGGCAAGGTCCTGCTGGACGAGGCCTCCCTCTGGCCGGACGAGCGGTTCGTCATCACGAACCTCGTCGTGCGCCAGGAGTTCCTGGAGAAGCATCCGAAGGCCGTCGAGGCGGTCCTCGAGGCGTCGGTCTCCACCAACCGGTGGATCAACGAACACCCGGACGAGGCGAAGGCCGCCGCCAACGAGCAGCTGGCGGCCGACTCCGGCAAGGCACTGCCCGCCGGCGTACTGGACCCGGCGTGGAAGTCGATCCGGTTCACCGACGACCCGCTGGCCGCCACCCTCCACGCCCAGGCGGAGCACGCCGTGAACGCGGGCCTGCTCGAGCGGCCCGACCTGAACGGCATCTACGACCTCGAGCCCCTCAACAAGGTCCTCGCGGCCGAGGGCGCACCCGCCGTCGACGACGCCGGTCTCGGCGCCAACTGA
- the cysC gene encoding adenylyl-sulfate kinase, with translation MTTGATVWLTGLPSAGKTTIAHELAGRLRERGRRVELLDGDEIREFLSAGLGFSREDRHTNVQRIGFVAELLARNGVTALVPVIAPYADSREAVRGRHGANGTPYVEVHVATPVEVCSVRDVKGLYAKQAAGELTGLTGVDDPYEAPVSPDLRIEAQHRTVQESAAAVHALLSERGLA, from the coding sequence GTGACGACCGGAGCCACCGTCTGGCTCACGGGTCTGCCGAGCGCCGGCAAGACCACCATCGCCCACGAACTGGCCGGCCGGCTGCGCGAACGGGGCCGCCGGGTCGAGCTGCTCGACGGCGACGAGATCCGCGAGTTCCTCTCCGCGGGCCTCGGCTTCAGCCGCGAGGACCGGCACACCAATGTGCAGCGCATCGGATTCGTCGCCGAACTGCTCGCCCGCAACGGCGTCACCGCGCTCGTCCCGGTCATCGCGCCGTACGCGGACAGCCGGGAGGCGGTCCGGGGGCGGCACGGGGCGAACGGCACGCCGTACGTCGAGGTGCATGTGGCGACCCCGGTCGAGGTGTGCTCCGTACGCGATGTGAAGGGGCTGTACGCCAAGCAGGCCGCGGGCGAACTCACCGGGCTGACCGGCGTGGACGACCCGTACGAGGCTCCCGTCTCTCCCGATCTGCGCATCGAGGCGCAGCACCGGACCGTCCAGGAATCCGCCGCAGCGGTGCACGCCCTGCTGAGCGAAAGGGGACTGGCATGA
- a CDS encoding putative leader peptide has translation MPGTGIALVSRRHVDLGRMSSAICPAR, from the coding sequence ATGCCTGGAACGGGAATCGCCTTGGTGAGTCGGCGGCACGTCGACCTCGGCCGCATGTCCAGCGCCATCTGTCCGGCGCGCTGA
- a CDS encoding ABC transporter permease yields the protein MASTDTTAKDAKGGTDANDLAGLEAGLDALETRQQARRPWRQTFVQKILPPVLAVALVLAVWQALVSFRIVDDPTKLPSPGAVWSVLRDAWLEGELLGYIWTSVSRGLLGFFFALLIGTPLGLLVARVRFVRAAIGPILSGLQSLPSVAWVPPAVIWLGLNNQMMYAVILLGAVPSIANGLVSGVSQVPPLFLRAGRTLGATGLKGTWHIVLPAALPGYVAGLKQGWAFSWRSLMAAEIIASFPDLGIGLGQLLENGRNASDMAMVFEAILLILTVGIAIDLLIFSPLERWVLRSRGLLVKD from the coding sequence ATGGCCAGCACTGACACGACCGCGAAGGACGCGAAGGGCGGGACGGACGCGAACGACCTCGCCGGTCTCGAGGCGGGGCTCGACGCGTTGGAGACGAGGCAGCAGGCCCGCAGGCCGTGGCGCCAGACCTTCGTCCAGAAGATCCTGCCGCCCGTCCTCGCCGTCGCCCTGGTGCTGGCCGTGTGGCAGGCGCTGGTCTCCTTCAGGATCGTCGACGATCCGACCAAGCTGCCCTCCCCGGGCGCCGTGTGGAGCGTCCTGCGGGACGCGTGGCTCGAGGGCGAGCTGCTCGGCTACATCTGGACCAGCGTCTCGCGCGGTCTGCTCGGCTTCTTCTTCGCGCTGCTGATCGGTACGCCGCTGGGGCTGCTGGTGGCGCGGGTGCGGTTCGTGCGCGCGGCGATCGGCCCGATCCTGTCCGGGCTGCAGTCCCTGCCGTCGGTGGCGTGGGTGCCGCCGGCCGTGATCTGGCTGGGCCTGAACAACCAGATGATGTACGCGGTGATCCTGCTCGGCGCGGTCCCCTCGATCGCCAACGGCCTGGTCTCCGGCGTCAGTCAGGTGCCACCGCTGTTCCTTCGGGCCGGCCGCACCCTGGGCGCGACGGGGCTGAAGGGCACCTGGCACATCGTGCTGCCGGCCGCGCTGCCCGGCTATGTGGCGGGGCTGAAGCAGGGCTGGGCGTTCTCCTGGCGCTCCCTGATGGCCGCGGAGATCATCGCCTCGTTCCCCGACCTCGGCATCGGTCTCGGGCAGCTGCTGGAGAACGGGCGCAACGCGAGCGACATGGCCATGGTGTTCGAGGCCATCCTGCTGATTCTGACCGTCGGTATCGCCATCGACCTGCTGATCTTCAGTCCGCTGGAGCGGTGGGTGCTGCGCAGCCGCGGCCTGCTGGTGAAGGACTGA
- a CDS encoding nitrite/sulfite reductase produces MAASPQNPAAATPRRKVSRHRGEGQWAAGHFTPLNGNEQFKKDDDGLNVRTRVETIYSKRGFDSIDPTDLRGRLRWWGLYTQRRPGIDGGRTGVLEPEELEDEYFMMRVRITGGRLTTEQLRVIGEIADTYARGTADITDRQNIQYHWIRIEDVPAIWERLESVGLSTTEACGDTPRGMLGSPVAGVAEDEIIDGTAALDEIARRYIGDPRFSNLPRKFKTAVSGSPLLDVAHEINDVSFVGVVHPEHGPGFDLWVGGGLSTNPKFGVRLGAWVAEADVPEVWEGVISIFRDHGYRRLRNRARLKFLVADWGPEKFRQVLEDDYLGRKLSDGPAPEMPAQRWRDHIGAHRQKDGRFYVGFAPRVGRMDGSLLTKVAALAEDHGSGRVSTTAEQKMIVLDVPQDRVDSLVDALEALDLRVKPSPFRRGTMACTGIEFCKLAIVETKERGSELIDELERRLPDFGEPLTININGCPNACARIQTADIGLKGQLVTDAEGRQVSGYQVHLGGALGLEPAFGRKVRGLKVTSDELPEYIERVLKRFQAEREDGERFATWAARADAEALS; encoded by the coding sequence ATGGCCGCCAGCCCGCAGAACCCTGCCGCCGCGACCCCCCGCCGCAAGGTGAGCCGTCACCGCGGAGAGGGCCAGTGGGCCGCTGGGCACTTCACGCCGCTCAACGGCAACGAGCAGTTCAAGAAGGACGACGACGGTCTCAACGTCCGGACACGTGTTGAGACGATCTACTCGAAGCGGGGATTCGACTCGATCGACCCCACCGACCTGCGCGGCCGCCTGCGTTGGTGGGGTTTGTACACGCAGCGCCGCCCCGGGATCGACGGCGGCCGCACCGGTGTGCTGGAGCCCGAGGAGCTCGAGGACGAGTACTTCATGATGCGGGTCCGCATCACCGGCGGACGGCTCACCACGGAGCAGCTGCGCGTGATCGGCGAGATCGCCGACACCTACGCCCGCGGCACCGCCGACATCACCGACCGGCAGAACATCCAGTACCACTGGATCCGCATCGAGGACGTGCCCGCGATCTGGGAACGGCTCGAGTCGGTCGGCCTGTCCACCACGGAGGCCTGCGGCGACACCCCGCGCGGCATGCTCGGCTCCCCCGTCGCCGGGGTCGCCGAGGACGAGATCATCGACGGCACGGCGGCGCTGGACGAGATCGCCCGCCGCTACATCGGCGACCCGCGCTTCTCCAACCTCCCTCGCAAGTTCAAGACGGCCGTCTCCGGCTCCCCGCTGCTGGACGTCGCCCACGAGATCAACGACGTGTCGTTCGTCGGCGTGGTCCATCCCGAGCACGGCCCCGGCTTCGACCTGTGGGTCGGCGGCGGTCTGTCGACCAACCCCAAGTTCGGGGTGCGGCTGGGTGCCTGGGTGGCCGAGGCGGACGTGCCCGAGGTGTGGGAGGGAGTCATCTCCATCTTCCGCGACCACGGCTACCGGCGGCTGCGCAACCGGGCGCGGCTGAAGTTCCTGGTCGCCGACTGGGGGCCGGAGAAGTTCCGCCAGGTCCTGGAGGACGACTACCTGGGCCGCAAGCTGTCGGACGGTCCGGCTCCCGAGATGCCCGCGCAGCGGTGGCGCGACCACATCGGGGCGCACCGCCAGAAGGACGGCCGGTTCTACGTCGGCTTCGCGCCGCGGGTGGGCCGGATGGACGGCTCGCTGCTCACCAAGGTCGCCGCGCTGGCCGAGGACCACGGCTCGGGGCGGGTCTCCACCACGGCCGAGCAGAAGATGATCGTCCTGGACGTGCCGCAGGACCGGGTCGACTCGCTCGTCGACGCCCTGGAGGCGCTGGACCTGCGGGTCAAGCCGTCGCCCTTCCGGCGCGGCACGATGGCCTGCACGGGCATCGAGTTCTGCAAGCTCGCCATCGTGGAGACCAAGGAGCGCGGCAGCGAGCTCATCGACGAGCTGGAGCGCCGGCTGCCCGACTTCGGCGAGCCGCTCACCATCAACATCAACGGCTGCCCGAACGCCTGCGCCCGCATCCAGACCGCGGACATCGGTCTCAAGGGGCAGCTGGTCACCGACGCCGAGGGCCGGCAGGTCAGCGGCTACCAGGTGCACCTGGGCGGCGCGCTCGGCCTGGAGCCGGCCTTCGGCCGCAAGGTACGCGGGCTGAAGGTCACCTCGGACGAACTGCCGGAGTACATCGAGCGGGTCCTGAAGCGCTTCCAGGCGGAGCGCGAGGACGGCGAGCGGTTCGCCACCTGGGCGGCCCGCGCGGACGCCGAGGCCCTGTCGTGA
- a CDS encoding sulfate adenylyltransferase subunit 1, giving the protein MSTITSETLAETTLLRFATAGSVDDGKSTLVGRLLHDSKSVLTDQLEAVERVSASRGQEAPDLALLTDGLRAEREQGITIDVAYRYFATPRRRFILADTPGHVQYTRNMVTGASTAELTVILVDARNGVVEQTRRHAAIAALLRVPHVVLAVNKMDLVDYEEAVFARIAEEFTAYATELGVPEVTAVPISALVGDNVVEPSAHMDWYGGPTVLEHLETVPVSHDLAHCHARLPVQYVIRPQSAEHPDYRGYAGQIAAGTFRTGDEVTVLPSGRTTTITGIDLLGTPVEAAWTPQSVTLLLADDIDISRGDLLVPSKDAPATTQDVEATVCHVADQPLTVGHRVLLKHGTRTVKAIVKDIPARLTLDDLSLHPHPGTLAANDIGRVKIRTAEPLPADSYADSRRTGSFILIDPNDGTTLTAGMAGESFAAPAPVKDAAEDDGWDF; this is encoded by the coding sequence ATGAGCACGATCACGAGTGAGACGCTCGCGGAGACCACCCTGCTGCGGTTCGCCACCGCCGGTTCCGTCGACGACGGCAAGTCCACCCTGGTGGGCCGGCTGCTGCACGACTCCAAGTCGGTCCTCACCGACCAACTGGAGGCCGTGGAGCGGGTGTCGGCGAGCCGGGGCCAGGAGGCTCCCGACCTCGCCCTGCTCACCGACGGGCTGCGGGCCGAGCGGGAACAGGGCATCACCATCGACGTGGCGTACCGCTACTTCGCCACACCGCGGCGCCGGTTCATCCTCGCCGACACGCCGGGCCATGTGCAGTACACCCGCAACATGGTCACCGGCGCCTCCACCGCGGAACTGACCGTCATCCTCGTCGACGCCCGCAACGGTGTGGTCGAGCAGACCCGCCGCCACGCGGCCATCGCCGCCCTGCTGCGCGTGCCCCATGTCGTGCTCGCCGTCAACAAGATGGACCTGGTGGACTACGAGGAGGCCGTGTTCGCGCGGATCGCCGAGGAGTTCACGGCGTACGCGACGGAGCTGGGCGTCCCGGAGGTCACCGCGGTCCCGATCTCGGCGCTCGTCGGCGACAACGTCGTGGAGCCGTCCGCGCACATGGACTGGTACGGCGGCCCGACGGTGCTGGAGCACCTGGAGACGGTGCCGGTCAGCCACGACCTGGCGCACTGCCACGCCCGGCTGCCGGTGCAGTACGTGATCCGGCCGCAGAGCGCCGAGCACCCCGACTACCGGGGGTACGCCGGTCAGATCGCCGCGGGCACGTTCCGTACGGGCGACGAGGTGACCGTGCTGCCGTCCGGCCGGACCACGACGATCACCGGGATCGACCTGCTGGGCACGCCCGTCGAGGCGGCCTGGACGCCGCAGTCGGTGACGCTGCTGCTGGCGGACGACATCGACATCTCCCGCGGCGACCTGCTCGTCCCGAGCAAGGACGCCCCGGCCACCACCCAGGACGTCGAGGCCACCGTCTGCCATGTCGCCGACCAGCCGCTGACGGTCGGCCACCGGGTGCTGCTCAAGCACGGCACCCGGACGGTCAAGGCGATCGTGAAGGACATCCCGGCCCGGCTGACGCTGGACGACCTGTCGCTGCACCCGCACCCCGGCACGCTCGCCGCCAACGACATCGGCCGGGTGAAGATCCGTACCGCCGAGCCGCTGCCGGCCGACTCGTACGCGGACTCGCGGCGCACCGGTTCGTTCATCCTGATCGACCCGAACGACGGCACCACGCTCACCGCGGGCATGGCCGGCGAGTCCTTCGCCGCGCCGGCCCCGGTCAAGGACGCGGCCGAGGACGACGGATGGGACTTCTGA
- a CDS encoding ABC transporter ATP-binding protein translates to MATTLAKAADGTETATHAARIEHVSKSFAGPAGQQLVLDDITLDVAPGEFVTLLGASGCGKSTLLNLVAGLDAPSAGAISTDGRPALMFQEHALFPWLTAGKNIELALKLRGVPKAERRGRAVELLELVRLGGAHGKRVHELSGGMRQRVALARALAQESRLLLMDEPFAALDAITRDVLHDELTRIWRETQLSVLFVTHNVREAVRLAQRVVLLSSRPGRIAREWTVDIEHPRRIEDTAVAELSVEITEELRGEIRRHGQH, encoded by the coding sequence ATGGCCACGACCCTCGCCAAGGCCGCCGACGGCACCGAGACGGCCACTCACGCCGCCCGGATCGAGCATGTCTCGAAGTCGTTCGCGGGCCCGGCCGGGCAGCAACTCGTACTGGACGACATCACGCTCGATGTCGCACCCGGCGAGTTCGTCACCCTGCTGGGTGCCTCGGGCTGCGGCAAGTCCACGCTGCTCAACCTGGTCGCGGGCCTCGACGCGCCCAGCGCCGGCGCGATCAGCACGGACGGCCGCCCGGCGCTGATGTTCCAGGAGCACGCGCTGTTCCCGTGGCTGACTGCGGGCAAGAACATCGAACTCGCCCTGAAGCTGCGGGGGGTGCCGAAGGCCGAACGGCGCGGCCGGGCCGTGGAACTGCTGGAGCTGGTCCGGCTGGGGGGCGCCCACGGCAAGCGGGTGCACGAGCTGTCCGGCGGTATGCGCCAGCGGGTCGCGCTGGCCCGCGCGCTCGCCCAGGAGAGCAGGCTGCTGCTGATGGACGAGCCGTTCGCGGCGCTGGACGCCATCACCCGGGACGTGCTGCACGACGAACTGACCCGGATCTGGCGCGAGACGCAGCTGTCCGTCCTGTTCGTCACGCACAACGTGCGCGAGGCCGTCCGGCTCGCACAGCGGGTGGTGCTGCTGTCGTCGAGGCCGGGCCGGATAGCCCGCGAGTGGACGGTGGACATCGAGCACCCGCGCCGTATCGAGGACACCGCGGTCGCGGAACTGTCCGTCGAGATCACCGAAGAACTCCGTGGGGAGATCCGCCGACATGGCCAGCACTGA
- a CDS encoding nuclear transport factor 2 family protein, with protein sequence MTDPYTAADAAIEAELKLLDPEVRRSPRRVGALLHPEFVEVGASGRVWDRDAITALLVGEHASGDPTGTVSRMKAVQLAPDTVHLTYDTDHNGRRAHRSSLWRRTGGDWLLYFHQGTPYDSDAVTGG encoded by the coding sequence GTGACTGACCCGTACACCGCCGCCGACGCCGCCATCGAGGCCGAACTGAAACTGCTGGACCCCGAGGTGCGCCGCTCGCCCCGACGCGTCGGGGCGCTGCTGCATCCGGAGTTCGTGGAGGTCGGCGCGTCCGGACGGGTCTGGGACCGCGACGCGATCACCGCGCTGCTCGTCGGCGAACACGCTTCGGGGGACCCCACCGGCACCGTCTCCCGGATGAAGGCCGTGCAGCTCGCGCCCGACACCGTCCATCTCACCTACGACACGGACCACAACGGCCGGCGCGCCCACCGCAGCTCCCTGTGGCGCCGTACCGGCGGGGACTGGCTGCTCTACTTCCATCAGGGGACGCCGTACGACTCGGACGCGGTGACCGGCGGCTGA